The Tautonia marina genome has a window encoding:
- a CDS encoding response regulator, whose amino-acid sequence MSAEFHLLLVEDSVPDVLILRRALDDVGFRHRLTVLSDGEAAMKYLDRLSDLNCPPDLVPDLVLLDLNLPGPNGAQILARLKNDPLLRAIPVVVMTTSGRDEDVWQSYQAGANTFIQKPGDFQRFRELAASFRRYWEETAIRPPRRPPIGDR is encoded by the coding sequence ATGTCCGCTGAGTTTCATCTGCTTCTGGTTGAGGACAGCGTTCCCGATGTTCTCATTCTGCGACGGGCCCTCGACGATGTCGGCTTCAGGCACCGCTTGACCGTCCTTTCCGATGGCGAGGCGGCGATGAAGTACCTTGATCGTCTGAGCGACCTCAACTGTCCCCCAGACCTGGTCCCCGATCTCGTTCTTCTCGATCTGAACCTTCCAGGCCCGAACGGTGCCCAGATCCTGGCCCGGCTCAAAAACGATCCTCTGCTTCGTGCCATTCCCGTCGTCGTCATGACAACCTCCGGCCGTGACGAGGACGTCTGGCAGAGCTACCAGGCCGGCGCCAACACGTTCATCCAGAAGCCGGGTGATTTTCAGCGCTTCCGAGAGCTGGCGGCATCGTTTCGTCGTTACTGGGAGGAGACTGCCATTCGCCCCCCGCGCCGACCGCCGATCGGTGATCGGTGA
- a CDS encoding YqgE/AlgH family protein: protein MTSLKGTFLIASNSLADPNFVRTVLLMVEHSETGAAGVILNRPTGATIAEISRKVFNEPDDWDKPIFLGGPVPGPLMVLHSVEELSDQCIIEGLYSTIDPDKIQELIQRRVEPSMFLANYAGWGAGQLEMELAQDSWRVIPAETPLALEGGDATLWETLMRRVSANLLAGALGLADLPNDPSLN, encoded by the coding sequence ATGACGAGCCTCAAAGGAACCTTCCTCATCGCATCGAATTCCCTGGCCGATCCGAACTTCGTTCGGACTGTCTTGTTGATGGTCGAGCATTCCGAAACCGGAGCCGCCGGGGTGATCCTGAACCGACCGACCGGCGCGACCATCGCCGAGATTTCTCGAAAGGTGTTCAACGAGCCGGATGATTGGGACAAGCCGATTTTCCTGGGAGGCCCCGTGCCTGGTCCTCTGATGGTGCTGCATTCGGTCGAGGAACTCTCGGATCAATGCATCATTGAGGGGCTTTATTCCACGATCGACCCGGACAAGATCCAGGAGTTGATTCAACGTCGCGTCGAGCCCTCCATGTTTCTGGCCAACTATGCCGGCTGGGGTGCCGGCCAGCTTGAGATGGAACTGGCTCAGGACTCCTGGCGGGTGATCCCGGCCGAAACACCTCTGGCCCTGGAAGGGGGGGATGCCACGCTCTGGGAAACCTTGATGCGACGCGTTTCGGCCAACTTGCTCGCCGGAGCGCTGGGGCTGGCGGATCTGCCGAACGATCCGAGTCTGAATTGA